The Salvelinus alpinus chromosome 28, SLU_Salpinus.1, whole genome shotgun sequence genome includes a window with the following:
- the LOC139557116 gene encoding glycerol-3-phosphate dehydrogenase [NAD(+)], cytoplasmic, whose protein sequence is MATPKKVCIIGSGNWGSAIAKIVGANVAHNSKFDNTVTMWVFEEMVDGRKLTEIINTDHENVKYLPGHKLPPNVLAVPELVDAAKEADILVFVIPHQFIGRVCDTMKGKIKINALGMSLIKGVDEGPDGLKLISDVIQEKLGIAMSVLMGANIANEVADEKFCETTIGCKDKEHGALLKELMQTSNFRVTVVEESDVVEICGALKNIVAVGAGFCDGLGFGDNTKAAVIRLGLMEMIAFARIFCTAGPVSSATFLESCGVADLITTCYGGRNRKVAEEFAKTGKSIEELEKEMLNGQKLQGPATAAEVHVILKNKNLLDKFPLFNAVYQICYQGHPVTEFIKCLQNHPEHM, encoded by the exons ATGGCAACTCCAAAGAAAGTCTGCATTATTGGCTCTGGCAATTG GGGCTCTGCCATTGCCAAGATAGTAGGCGCCAATGTTGCTCACAACTCCAAGTTTGACAACACTGTGACCATGTGGGTGTTTGAGGAGATGGTGGACGGTCGCAAACTGACAGAGATCATCAACACTGACCATGAGAATGTCAAGTACCTGCCTGGACACAAGCTACCCCCCAATGTG TTGGCAGTTCCTGAGCTGGTGGATGCTGCCAAGGAAGCAGACATCCTAGTGTTTGTGATCCCCCACCAGTTCATTGGCAGAGTGTGTGACACCATGAAGGGGAAGATAAAGATTAATGCACTAGGAATGTCACTCATCAAG GGTGTGGATGAGGGTCCTGACGGACTGAAGCTCATCTCCGATGTGATCCAGGAGAAGTTGGGCATCGCCATGAGTGTGTTGATGGGGGCCAACATCGCCAACGAGGTCGCCGATGAGAAGTTTTGTGAGACCACTATCG GATGTAAGGATAAAGAACATGGGGCTTTGCTGAAGGAACTCATGCAGACCAGTAACTTCCGGGTCACTGTAGTGGAGGAGTCCGATGTGGTTGAAATCTGtggagcactgaag AACATTGTGGCGGTGGGGGCGGGCTTCTGTGACGGCCTGGGCTTCGGGGACAACACCAAGGCCGCTGTGATCCGACTGGGGCTGATGGAGATGATCGCCTTCGCACGCATCTTCTGCACCGCAGGGCCCGTCTCCTCGGCAACCTTCCTGGAGAGTTGTGGCGTCGCCGACCTCATCACGACCTGCTATGGCGGTCGCAACCGTAAAGTGGCCGAAGAATTTGCCAAGACAGGGAAG TCAATTGAAGAGTTGGAGAAAGAGATGCTGAATGGACAGAAGCTCCAGGGACCAGCAACAGCAGCTGAAGTCCATGTCATCCTAAAGAACAAAAATCTGCTTGACAA GTTCCCACTGTTCAACGCTGTGTACCAGATCTGCTACCAGGGCCATCCAGTCACAGAGTTTATCAAGTGTTTGCAGAACCACCCAGAGCACATGTAG